In Geopsychrobacter electrodiphilus DSM 16401, a single window of DNA contains:
- a CDS encoding putative 2-dehydropantoate 2-reductase yields the protein MRIGVIGAGALGLFYGAMLQRAGHDVRFLLRSDFEAINARGLKVFSIDGDFELPTIKGYRTSAEIGPVDLVLIGLKTFANQQLIELVRPLVGRETAILTLQNGVGNEDLLAAAFGEDKVLGGVAFLCSNRGEPGEVHHLGEGRIHLGEWTNQPSIRSQQLAAHFKAAGVACETSDDLIRTRWEKLVWNIPFNGLCALTGKTVTELLQHPPTRQLIASMMHEVIRAANQQGLKIAIEAEPFVEHMLAFSDPMTGYRPSMMIDRLEGRQLELEAIYAIPLQRALTAGTQMPQVDMLYRLLSVGEQFQSPRLRTP from the coding sequence ATGCGAATCGGCGTCATCGGGGCAGGGGCCCTGGGTCTTTTTTACGGAGCCATGCTACAGCGCGCAGGGCATGATGTCCGATTTTTGCTGCGGAGCGATTTCGAGGCGATCAACGCCCGTGGACTGAAGGTCTTTTCTATTGACGGTGACTTTGAACTCCCGACCATCAAGGGCTACCGAACCTCGGCCGAAATTGGACCGGTTGATCTTGTTTTGATCGGCCTGAAAACCTTTGCGAATCAGCAGTTGATCGAACTGGTCCGGCCGCTGGTTGGTCGGGAGACGGCGATTCTTACCCTGCAAAATGGCGTGGGGAATGAAGACCTTCTGGCGGCGGCCTTCGGTGAGGACAAGGTTCTGGGCGGGGTCGCCTTTCTCTGCAGCAATCGCGGCGAACCGGGCGAAGTCCATCACCTCGGCGAGGGCCGTATCCACCTGGGGGAATGGACCAACCAACCGTCAATCAGGAGTCAACAACTCGCAGCGCACTTTAAAGCGGCAGGCGTTGCCTGCGAAACAAGTGATGACCTGATCCGCACCCGCTGGGAAAAGTTAGTCTGGAATATCCCTTTCAACGGGCTTTGTGCCTTAACCGGCAAGACGGTAACCGAATTGCTGCAACACCCGCCAACTCGGCAACTGATAGCGAGCATGATGCACGAGGTGATCAGGGCAGCGAATCAGCAGGGGCTCAAAATTGCGATTGAGGCTGAGCCCTTTGTCGAGCACATGCTTGCCTTCAGCGATCCCATGACCGGCTATCGACCGAGCATGATGATCGACCGCCTCGAAGGCCGCCAACTGGAACTCGAAGCGATCTACGCCATCCCGCTGCAACGCGCCCTGACCGCCGGCACTCAGATGCCGCAGGTCGATATGCTCTATCGCCTGTTGTCGGTTGGCGAACAGTTCCAGTCTCCCAGGCTTCGCACCCCCTGA
- a CDS encoding peptidase U32 family protein, translating to MAKISTPQRAELLAPAGSLEAFFAAMEAGADAVYVGLKEFSARAKAKNFSLRELELVCRYVRREGRRVYVTLNTLIKERELPQLVETLGALQQMGIDGVIVQDLAIWQLVRNFFPGLELHASTQMTVHNAAGVQMLERMGFTRAVLSRELTLVEIAEIRRQTTIELEHFIHGALCFSFSGQCYFSSFLGGMSGNRGRCTQPCRRQHQQRQQEGYYFSTNDLSAIDLVPQLLEAGVMSLKIEGRMKSAEYVQNVVGAYRLVLDAPPHGQKTAIEEAKQLLKSSFGRKPTRGFLSGSQPEDIATPAVKGATGQYLGDVEGLSGRNLSFHSSGPVEIGDRLRIQPRTDRAGTAFTLRSLQVGTRKVNRIEKGLVSVPTPFSDRFKIGDSVFKVSSSAAFSMSEQACRKKLEQLPAQRAPLDLEVNISSTELSLKAEGRGQVWQRVYPIESFPASERGLDTQLLHKTFVATDQAPFSLRRLQARVAENLFVPPKRLKEIRRQFYAEVELGWPAEASGRLASVSAALAALLPAAPPRAGERKGLRVQLREPSEQRLLQEVGVDQVMLTLNAANLHGATVLRKRADQVIWDLPFILIGADWNALQQMVQQLYQQGFCRFRLNNLGDFPLFDQLDGVQLYSSFRLFSLNHQALLAWRELGITEAELYIEDDRDNMADLLRRNAGIGVALTIYASVPLLRSRIEIRQLKAGQPVVSDRGDAYRVQQKQGVTSLDSLTDFSFSADQTELESFGCRQFVVDLSHLGALSKAGKDVLDAVRRRSDPPGTSKFNYRQGME from the coding sequence ATGGCAAAAATTTCAACCCCGCAAAGGGCCGAACTGCTCGCCCCGGCCGGAAGTCTTGAAGCCTTTTTTGCCGCGATGGAAGCTGGCGCCGATGCGGTTTATGTCGGTCTGAAAGAGTTTTCCGCGCGCGCCAAGGCGAAAAATTTCTCCCTGCGCGAACTTGAGCTGGTCTGCCGCTATGTGCGGCGTGAGGGCCGCCGCGTCTATGTCACCCTGAACACTCTGATCAAGGAGCGCGAGCTTCCGCAACTGGTCGAAACCCTCGGTGCCCTGCAGCAGATGGGGATCGACGGGGTCATTGTGCAGGATCTGGCGATCTGGCAGCTGGTCCGGAACTTCTTCCCCGGCCTTGAACTGCATGCCTCGACCCAGATGACGGTGCATAACGCCGCCGGGGTCCAGATGCTTGAACGCATGGGCTTCACCCGCGCGGTCCTCTCCCGCGAACTGACCCTGGTCGAAATCGCCGAAATCCGCCGTCAGACGACTATCGAACTGGAACACTTTATCCACGGTGCCCTCTGTTTTTCCTTCTCCGGGCAGTGTTATTTCTCTTCCTTTCTGGGCGGGATGAGCGGTAATCGCGGCCGCTGCACCCAGCCATGTCGGCGTCAGCATCAGCAGCGCCAGCAGGAAGGGTACTACTTTTCGACTAATGATCTGTCGGCGATTGATCTGGTCCCGCAACTGCTTGAGGCTGGCGTGATGAGCCTCAAGATCGAGGGGCGGATGAAGAGCGCCGAGTACGTGCAGAATGTGGTCGGGGCTTATCGACTGGTCCTCGATGCGCCGCCTCATGGGCAAAAAACTGCGATTGAGGAGGCCAAGCAGCTCTTAAAATCCAGCTTTGGGCGCAAACCGACCAGGGGTTTTCTCAGTGGCAGTCAGCCCGAGGATATCGCAACTCCTGCGGTGAAAGGTGCGACCGGACAGTACCTGGGCGATGTCGAAGGTTTGAGCGGCCGCAACCTCAGTTTCCACAGCAGCGGGCCGGTCGAGATCGGCGATCGCTTGCGGATTCAGCCGCGCACTGATCGTGCCGGAACCGCTTTTACCCTGCGGAGTCTGCAGGTCGGTACGCGCAAGGTCAACCGCATTGAAAAGGGGCTGGTCAGCGTGCCGACCCCGTTCAGTGATCGGTTCAAGATTGGTGATTCGGTGTTCAAGGTTTCATCAAGCGCCGCCTTCAGTATGAGCGAGCAGGCATGCCGCAAAAAGTTGGAACAGCTCCCCGCCCAACGCGCGCCGCTCGATCTGGAAGTGAACATCAGTTCGACAGAGCTTAGTCTGAAGGCAGAAGGGCGGGGACAGGTCTGGCAGCGGGTTTATCCGATTGAGAGCTTCCCGGCCAGTGAGCGCGGGCTGGACACTCAGCTGCTGCACAAGACCTTTGTCGCCACCGATCAGGCCCCTTTCAGTTTGCGGCGGCTTCAGGCGCGGGTGGCCGAAAATCTGTTTGTGCCCCCCAAGCGGCTCAAGGAGATCCGGCGCCAGTTTTACGCGGAGGTCGAACTGGGTTGGCCGGCGGAGGCGAGCGGTCGACTCGCCAGCGTTAGCGCCGCACTTGCCGCGCTTTTGCCGGCAGCGCCACCGCGCGCGGGTGAACGCAAAGGCTTGCGCGTGCAGCTGCGAGAACCCTCAGAACAAAGGCTCTTGCAGGAGGTCGGGGTCGACCAGGTGATGTTGACCCTCAACGCGGCCAACCTGCATGGGGCGACCGTTCTGCGCAAGCGCGCCGATCAGGTCATCTGGGACCTCCCCTTTATCCTGATTGGTGCCGACTGGAACGCCTTGCAGCAGATGGTGCAACAGCTTTATCAGCAGGGGTTCTGCCGCTTCCGACTCAATAATCTGGGCGATTTTCCGCTCTTCGACCAGCTCGATGGGGTCCAGCTCTACAGCAGCTTCCGTCTCTTCTCCCTTAATCATCAGGCGCTGCTTGCCTGGCGTGAACTGGGGATTACCGAAGCCGAACTTTATATCGAGGATGATCGCGATAACATGGCCGATCTGCTGCGGCGTAATGCCGGGATCGGTGTGGCGTTGACGATCTACGCCAGCGTTCCGCTGTTGCGCTCGCGGATCGAGATCCGCCAATTGAAAGCGGGTCAACCGGTCGTCAGCGATCGCGGCGATGCCTATCGCGTCCAGCAGAAGCAGGGGGTCACCAGCCTCGACAGTCTGACCGACTTCTCGTTTAGTGCCGATCAGACCGAACTCGAAAGCTTCGGCTGTCGCCAGTTTGTGGTCGATCTTTCACATCTCGGCGCGCTCTCCAAGGCGGGTAAGGATGTTCTGGATGCCGTGCGTCGGCGCAGCGATCCGCCAGGGACGAGCAAGTTCAATTATCGACAGGGGATGGAATAA
- a CDS encoding carboxy terminal-processing peptidase: MQRFKIQTRIRNLMLASLLLLLGTTQVFAAPSFDTNRARLLGHMIEQELSRHHYSDKALDDNLSKAAYDLYLKQLDGQKRFLLKDDIKELSAYKLLIDDALRTGRLDLPELGERLLDRRITQVKAICPEILAKGFDFERVDKIETDPEKIDYVENAEQLHERWRQILKYQTINRYLGLLEDELKTTDPQALAKASVEVQKRLRGEARKKVLKSQLSSLDRMLEETTEDHYDRYLNSIARAYDPHTDYLAPTSKEDFDISMSGSLEGIGATLREDDGYIKVVKIIPGSAAYRQGHLEADDIILKVAEGAKGEPVDITDTRIRDAVTLIRGKKGTEVRLTVKKPDGRQLVVPIVRDIVEIEETFVKGELLVDEASKTRFGYLKVPSFYRDYTGKTGRNCTDDMRAEVQKLVAQNIDGLIIDLRNNGGGSLGDAVDTTGLFIDQGPVVQVRSRGGNIRELSDENSGVEYAGPILVLVNRFSASASEIFAGALQDYKRALIVGDEHTHGKGTVQAMLDLDRAVRLQGMEKYLPLGALKVTIQKFYRISGESTQERGVIPDVILPSRFDGLKSGEKYLPNALPWDHIKSAEYQTWPKPIGNIEELKAESARRVAASKKFKEIVEIAARSNERRADSRQSLKLEQIIKERQELLDLQGTTSDSPHGGLKPKKNESKDEPSLKEKLKDDPYVAEAEKLLLTVLHPEKN, translated from the coding sequence ATGCAGCGTTTTAAAATACAAACCCGAATCCGCAACCTGATGTTGGCCAGCCTGTTGCTTCTGCTCGGCACGACACAGGTCTTTGCCGCACCTAGTTTTGATACTAACCGGGCGCGGCTGCTCGGTCATATGATTGAGCAGGAGTTGAGCCGTCATCATTACAGCGATAAGGCGCTCGACGATAATCTGTCAAAGGCGGCGTACGATCTTTACCTCAAGCAGCTTGATGGCCAGAAACGTTTTCTGCTGAAGGATGATATCAAGGAACTGTCGGCGTACAAACTGCTCATTGATGATGCGCTGCGTACTGGTCGTCTCGATCTGCCGGAGCTGGGGGAGCGGCTGCTTGATCGACGGATCACACAAGTTAAAGCGATTTGTCCTGAAATTCTGGCCAAGGGTTTTGATTTTGAGCGGGTCGATAAGATTGAAACCGATCCGGAAAAAATCGACTATGTTGAAAATGCTGAGCAACTGCATGAACGCTGGCGGCAGATTCTGAAATATCAGACGATCAACCGTTATCTTGGGTTGCTCGAAGATGAACTCAAAACCACCGACCCGCAGGCGTTAGCCAAGGCGAGCGTAGAAGTGCAGAAGCGGCTGCGTGGCGAAGCACGAAAAAAGGTGTTGAAGAGTCAGCTCAGCAGTCTCGATCGGATGCTCGAAGAGACCACCGAGGATCACTACGACCGCTATCTTAACTCCATAGCGCGTGCCTATGATCCACATACCGACTACCTGGCGCCGACCAGTAAGGAAGATTTTGACATCAGTATGAGCGGGTCCCTTGAAGGGATCGGCGCCACCTTGCGTGAAGATGACGGCTACATCAAGGTCGTGAAGATCATTCCCGGCAGTGCCGCTTATCGTCAGGGTCACCTCGAAGCAGATGACATCATCTTGAAGGTTGCCGAAGGGGCGAAGGGGGAACCGGTTGATATTACCGACACCCGTATCCGTGACGCAGTTACCCTGATCCGGGGTAAAAAGGGGACTGAAGTGCGTCTGACCGTGAAGAAACCGGACGGACGTCAGCTGGTAGTGCCGATTGTGCGCGATATCGTTGAAATTGAGGAGACCTTTGTTAAAGGGGAGCTGCTGGTTGATGAGGCGAGCAAGACCCGCTTCGGTTATCTTAAGGTTCCCTCCTTTTACCGGGATTACACCGGCAAGACCGGGCGCAATTGTACCGATGATATGCGCGCCGAAGTCCAGAAGCTGGTCGCTCAAAATATAGATGGTCTGATCATTGACCTGCGCAATAACGGCGGTGGCTCTCTTGGTGATGCCGTCGATACGACCGGTCTCTTTATCGACCAGGGACCGGTAGTCCAGGTTCGTAGCCGGGGTGGAAATATTCGCGAACTGAGTGATGAGAACAGCGGGGTTGAATACGCTGGACCAATACTGGTGCTGGTTAATCGCTTCAGCGCCTCGGCCTCCGAAATTTTTGCTGGCGCCTTGCAGGACTACAAACGAGCGTTGATCGTCGGAGACGAGCACACCCATGGCAAGGGAACGGTGCAGGCGATGCTCGATCTGGATCGTGCGGTGCGGCTGCAGGGGATGGAGAAATATCTCCCCCTGGGTGCCCTGAAAGTGACCATCCAAAAATTTTATCGGATCAGCGGAGAGTCGACTCAGGAGCGTGGCGTCATCCCTGATGTGATTCTCCCCTCACGCTTTGATGGTCTGAAGAGCGGCGAGAAGTACCTGCCGAATGCTCTGCCCTGGGACCACATCAAAAGTGCCGAGTATCAAACCTGGCCGAAGCCGATTGGTAATATTGAAGAGCTCAAAGCCGAAAGTGCCAGACGTGTCGCTGCTTCGAAGAAATTTAAGGAGATTGTCGAGATCGCGGCCAGGTCCAACGAGCGCCGTGCAGATAGCCGTCAGTCGCTCAAACTGGAGCAGATCATCAAGGAGCGCCAGGAACTTCTCGATCTTCAAGGCACCACGTCCGATTCGCCTCACGGCGGATTGAAGCCGAAGAAGAATGAGAGCAAGGACGAGCCCTCACTTAAAGAGAAACTTAAGGACGACCCTTATGTTGCAGAAGCGGAGAAATTATTGTTGACGGTTTTGCACCCGGAGAAAAATTAA
- a CDS encoding tetratricopeptide repeat protein, translated as MIRFLLLLLLFFPTLTHAADLPTQLQFADSLASEGDHYRAITEYKRFLFLNPDSELRPRAQLSIAKNLLAGHRWSQADNSLEELFRLYPQSPEAAKGRRIYADSAYERGEFGLARERYRALLKEVTDPPTINYANFRIGWSLLEQDRPQQSARSFSLLPEPQRNQLATDLENYQSLKLKSPRLAGTLSALLPGLGQLYTGRVRQATLAFLLNGAFILGAVEAIHNQNYAAGGILLFFELGWYGGNIYNATNNAHKFNQRTKNDFKHQMRSRLNLQLGMLPQVPMVVLNYRF; from the coding sequence ATGATCCGATTTCTCTTGCTGCTGCTCCTGTTCTTCCCGACGCTCACCCATGCCGCTGATTTGCCCACACAATTGCAATTTGCCGACAGCCTGGCCAGCGAGGGTGATCACTATCGCGCTATCACCGAATACAAGCGCTTTCTCTTTTTGAATCCTGATTCCGAGCTGCGACCGCGTGCGCAACTTTCCATTGCTAAAAACCTGCTTGCCGGTCACCGCTGGAGCCAGGCCGACAACAGCCTTGAAGAGCTGTTTCGCCTTTATCCACAAAGCCCTGAAGCCGCCAAGGGGCGGCGCATATATGCCGACAGCGCCTATGAGAGGGGTGAGTTCGGCCTGGCGCGCGAACGTTATCGTGCCCTCTTGAAAGAGGTCACCGATCCCCCAACCATCAATTACGCCAATTTTCGCATCGGCTGGTCCCTGCTCGAACAGGACCGACCGCAGCAGTCAGCCAGGAGCTTCAGCCTGCTACCCGAACCCCAGCGCAATCAATTAGCTACCGACCTTGAAAACTACCAGTCCCTTAAATTAAAATCCCCACGCCTCGCCGGGACCCTGTCCGCGCTGCTCCCAGGGTTAGGTCAACTCTATACCGGTCGCGTGCGGCAGGCGACTCTCGCGTTTCTACTCAACGGCGCCTTTATTCTCGGCGCAGTCGAGGCCATCCATAATCAAAATTATGCGGCCGGGGGAATTCTGCTCTTCTTCGAACTTGGCTGGTACGGCGGCAATATTTATAATGCGACCAACAATGCGCATAAGTTTAATCAACGGACCAAGAACGACTTCAAACACCAGATGCGCTCCCGCCTCAACCTGCAGTTGGGCATGCTCCCGCAAGTACCGATGGTGGTCTTGAATTATCGATTTTAA
- a CDS encoding carboxypeptidase regulatory-like domain-containing protein, translating into MKQIFHSLLILVLLLSGCVPAVNSPVSDIAHPTGISGQVTDRAGHPVSGAWVYAYRNTSSSLRGPADFGARTDKNGHYYLDLVNGSYYLIARWRKAGGEAGPPQAGDAWGLFGQNPLQVVSARISRADFQLRGVQAGQPVMLRGSSLSQGKTGFTGLLLDAAGKPLPGAFALAYANLDFRRMPDFTSAVVGADGRFQLFVPTLGRYCLAARTRTRGQPIAGEPYGLLGNGESGCLATVKDRLIDVGEIHLSPYRH; encoded by the coding sequence ATGAAACAAATCTTCCATTCTCTTCTGATCCTCGTCCTGCTTCTGAGTGGCTGTGTTCCCGCCGTGAATTCCCCTGTAAGCGACATTGCACACCCGACCGGAATCAGCGGACAGGTGACCGATCGCGCAGGTCATCCGGTTTCCGGAGCCTGGGTGTACGCCTATCGTAATACCAGCAGCAGCTTGCGCGGCCCGGCAGATTTCGGCGCGCGCACTGATAAGAATGGACACTATTATCTTGATCTGGTAAACGGCTCCTATTATCTGATAGCGCGCTGGCGAAAAGCTGGCGGCGAGGCGGGGCCACCCCAGGCGGGAGATGCCTGGGGACTGTTTGGTCAAAATCCGCTGCAGGTCGTCAGCGCCCGCATCAGCCGAGCCGACTTTCAACTGCGGGGGGTGCAGGCCGGTCAACCGGTGATGCTGCGCGGCAGCAGTCTCAGTCAGGGGAAAACAGGGTTCACCGGACTCCTCCTGGATGCGGCCGGAAAGCCGCTGCCGGGAGCTTTTGCGCTGGCCTATGCCAATCTTGATTTCAGACGAATGCCCGATTTCACCTCCGCAGTGGTCGGTGCGGATGGTCGGTTTCAGCTCTTCGTCCCCACCCTCGGCCGTTATTGTCTGGCGGCACGCACCCGCACCCGTGGGCAACCGATTGCCGGGGAGCCCTACGGACTCTTGGGAAACGGAGAGTCTGGATGTCTGGCGACAGTTAAAGACCGACTTATCGATGTCGGCGAAATTCACCTGAGCCCTTATCGTCACTGA
- a CDS encoding CarD family transcriptional regulator, with the protein MFKKGDMAVYPTQGVGVIEDIETREFSGHSQSFYVLRIVGSDMTIMVPTNNVANVGMRGLIERKNIPAVFDVLGVPGVGGKIASWSRRQREYQDKLKSGDLHEVAEVLRELYLISDNKDLSYGEKKVLEQARRLLVTEVALSQGSKEESVIDQLEQIFH; encoded by the coding sequence TTGTTTAAAAAAGGGGACATGGCAGTCTACCCGACTCAAGGGGTAGGGGTTATCGAAGATATTGAGACTCGCGAATTCTCTGGCCATAGCCAGAGTTTTTATGTGCTGCGCATCGTCGGTAGCGATATGACGATCATGGTACCCACCAATAACGTAGCAAACGTTGGAATGCGTGGCCTGATAGAGCGCAAGAACATCCCTGCGGTTTTTGACGTCCTTGGCGTTCCGGGGGTGGGTGGCAAAATCGCTTCCTGGAGCCGCCGACAGCGTGAATATCAAGACAAACTCAAGTCGGGTGATCTCCACGAAGTCGCCGAAGTCCTGCGTGAACTCTACCTGATCAGTGACAACAAAGATCTTTCCTATGGTGAGAAGAAGGTTCTGGAGCAGGCGCGGCGTCTGCTGGTGACCGAGGTGGCTCTTTCGCAAGGGTCCAAGGAAGAATCTGTCATCGACCAACTGGAGCAGATTTTTCACTGA
- the ispF gene encoding 2-C-methyl-D-erythritol 2,4-cyclodiphosphate synthase has translation MRIGHGFDVHRLVAGRRLILGGVDIPHELGLLGHSDADVLLHAICDALLGALAAGDIGKHFPDTDPAFKGIDSRVLLRQVVALLHGRGYVLGNLDATILCQQPKLAAHIPQMCLNIAEDCGVAPDQVNVKATTTETLGFEGRKEGISAHAVVLVRKS, from the coding sequence ATGCGGATCGGTCACGGTTTTGATGTGCATAGGCTGGTTGCCGGCCGCAGGTTGATCCTGGGGGGGGTCGATATCCCTCATGAACTGGGTCTGCTCGGTCATTCGGATGCCGATGTCCTGTTGCACGCTATCTGTGATGCGCTGCTCGGGGCCCTGGCCGCGGGCGATATCGGCAAGCATTTTCCCGATACCGATCCTGCCTTCAAGGGGATCGACAGCCGCGTGCTGTTGCGGCAGGTGGTTGCCTTGCTGCATGGGAGAGGGTATGTGCTGGGCAATCTGGATGCGACCATCCTTTGTCAGCAACCGAAACTGGCAGCGCATATCCCTCAGATGTGCCTGAATATTGCCGAAGATTGCGGGGTTGCACCAGACCAGGTGAATGTGAAGGCGACGACCACGGAAACCCTTGGTTTTGAAGGGCGAAAAGAAGGCATTTCGGCGCATGCTGTGGTCCTTGTGCGTAAAAGTTAG
- the dmpI gene encoding 4-oxalocrotonate tautomerase DmpI produces the protein MPIITLEGPKIANLDTRREFIRDLTDAAVKAYALPQEKIIVILHENSREQVGVGGELLVDKG, from the coding sequence ATGCCGATAATCACTCTGGAAGGTCCAAAAATAGCCAATCTTGACACCCGTCGGGAATTTATTCGTGATCTCACTGATGCTGCGGTCAAGGCCTACGCACTGCCGCAGGAGAAGATTATTGTTATTCTGCATGAAAATAGTCGCGAACAGGTCGGGGTCGGTGGTGAACTGCTCGTAGATAAGGGTTGA
- the ispD gene encoding 2-C-methyl-D-erythritol 4-phosphate cytidylyltransferase has translation MNTTVLVPAAGMGRRMGAAINKQYLELGGRPILARTLELFQQHPAISRIYPIIPADEIPFFTNEILPQLDLPKLAGIIPGGKERQDSVRNGLQQLRLSGTASDSVVLVHDGVRPLLNPELITILVELAVLKGGAVVGVPVKDTIKEVENGLILGTPDRRRLWQVQTPQAFRFDILWKAYQKAAEDDFCGTDDASLVERLGLSVAMVEGDYRNIKITTPEDLLIAEALLTLGRKK, from the coding sequence ATGAACACAACAGTTTTGGTCCCTGCTGCGGGCATGGGGCGGCGCATGGGCGCAGCAATCAACAAACAATACCTTGAGCTTGGCGGTCGTCCGATTCTGGCGCGCACCCTGGAGTTGTTTCAACAGCACCCCGCAATCAGTCGTATCTATCCGATTATACCGGCGGATGAAATTCCTTTTTTTACCAACGAGATTCTCCCGCAGCTTGACCTGCCCAAACTGGCTGGGATCATTCCCGGCGGTAAAGAGCGTCAGGATTCGGTCCGTAATGGTCTGCAGCAATTGCGTCTGTCCGGGACAGCATCCGATTCGGTCGTCCTGGTGCATGATGGGGTGCGTCCCCTGCTGAATCCTGAATTGATCACTATCCTGGTCGAGCTGGCGGTGCTAAAAGGTGGAGCTGTGGTGGGGGTGCCGGTCAAGGACACGATCAAAGAGGTGGAGAACGGACTCATCCTGGGGACTCCAGATCGTCGCCGTTTGTGGCAAGTGCAAACCCCCCAGGCCTTCCGCTTTGACATTCTGTGGAAGGCCTACCAGAAGGCCGCCGAAGATGATTTTTGCGGGACCGATGATGCCTCGCTGGTCGAACGTCTTGGCCTCTCGGTGGCGATGGTCGAAGGGGATTATCGCAATATCAAAATTACCACGCCGGAGGATCTGCTGATCGCCGAGGCCTTGTTGACTCTGGGGAGAAAAAAATGA
- the djlA gene encoding co-chaperone DjlA: MSWLSGIIGGGIGAMIAGPFGALIGAAIGANMGGGNTQPGNSIGFSNAQRKQALFFTAAFSMVGKLAKADGRVCEDEIATIERISREALGLDDQTRKFALGVFSRAKDSHESFADYAGQFGGLFWQEQQLCSFMMNFLFEVALADGKLHPAEEEMLLQAKQAFRLPDSVYQTIRSRHSGAGAASPLSLEKHYAVLGVPQGASKAEIKKAYRLKVSEFHPDKIEGKGLPPEFIKFANDKVSEINGSYDAVMKTL, translated from the coding sequence ATGAGCTGGCTTTCTGGAATAATCGGGGGCGGTATCGGAGCGATGATAGCGGGCCCTTTCGGAGCGTTAATCGGCGCGGCGATCGGCGCCAACATGGGCGGGGGAAATACGCAACCGGGGAACAGTATCGGTTTTTCAAACGCCCAACGCAAGCAGGCGCTCTTCTTCACTGCGGCCTTTTCGATGGTCGGCAAACTGGCCAAGGCCGATGGGCGGGTCTGTGAGGATGAAATCGCGACGATTGAACGCATTTCACGCGAGGCACTGGGCCTTGATGACCAAACACGTAAATTTGCCCTCGGCGTTTTCAGTCGGGCCAAAGACAGCCACGAAAGCTTCGCTGACTATGCCGGGCAGTTCGGAGGCCTCTTCTGGCAGGAACAGCAGTTATGCAGCTTCATGATGAATTTTCTGTTTGAGGTGGCGCTGGCCGATGGCAAACTGCATCCGGCTGAAGAGGAGATGCTGCTGCAGGCCAAGCAAGCCTTTCGCTTGCCCGACAGCGTCTATCAAACAATCCGCAGTCGTCATTCCGGCGCCGGCGCGGCCAGCCCCTTAAGTCTTGAAAAACACTATGCGGTGCTGGGTGTCCCCCAGGGAGCGAGCAAGGCCGAAATCAAAAAAGCCTACCGCCTGAAAGTTTCTGAGTTCCACCCCGACAAGATTGAAGGGAAGGGCCTGCCGCCGGAGTTTATCAAGTTCGCAAATGACAAGGTCTCCGAAATTAACGGTTCATACGATGCGGTTATGAAAACCCTGTAG
- a CDS encoding D-2-hydroxyacid dehydrogenase — protein MKIVVLDGHAANPGDLSWDELETCGELQVYPRTAPHELLERAQGAEILLTNKVLLLQPELEQLPALRYVGVLATGVNVVDVDCCRKRHIAVANIPGYSSASVCQMTFALMLGLAHQLRHHDELVHNRAWSRSAEPCFIDRPLLELAGLNLGLIGFGQIAREVARVAQAFGMQLQVYTTHPENYREAWPQVRFVGLDQLVDCSDLISLHCPLNPRTRTLVDADFITRMKPGALLINTARGLLVDEMAVAAALKDGLLAGYGADVMGTEPPPADHPLLDAPNALLTSHIAWGTGAARQRLMRVASENVKSFMAGGRLNRID, from the coding sequence ATGAAAATTGTTGTGCTCGACGGTCATGCTGCGAATCCTGGAGATCTGAGCTGGGATGAGCTGGAAACCTGCGGTGAGTTGCAGGTCTATCCGCGCACCGCCCCGCACGAGCTGCTCGAGCGCGCACAGGGGGCCGAGATACTGCTGACCAACAAGGTCCTGCTGCTGCAGCCCGAGCTGGAGCAGTTGCCGGCGTTGCGCTACGTTGGCGTACTGGCCACCGGGGTTAATGTGGTGGATGTCGACTGCTGTCGTAAGCGGCACATCGCCGTGGCCAATATTCCCGGCTATAGTTCGGCCTCGGTTTGTCAGATGACCTTCGCCCTGATGCTGGGCCTTGCTCATCAATTGCGGCACCATGACGAGCTGGTGCATAATCGTGCCTGGAGTCGCAGCGCTGAGCCCTGTTTCATCGATCGTCCCCTGCTTGAGCTGGCCGGATTGAACCTCGGGCTGATTGGATTCGGTCAGATTGCGCGCGAGGTCGCGCGGGTGGCGCAAGCCTTCGGGATGCAGCTCCAGGTCTACACCACTCACCCTGAAAACTATCGCGAGGCCTGGCCGCAGGTCCGGTTTGTCGGGCTCGACCAGCTGGTCGACTGCAGTGATCTGATATCACTTCACTGCCCTCTGAATCCCCGGACCCGGACGCTGGTCGATGCAGATTTTATCACACGGATGAAGCCCGGCGCCCTGCTGATCAACACCGCGCGCGGATTGCTGGTTGATGAAATGGCGGTTGCCGCAGCACTAAAAGACGGACTTCTGGCCGGTTATGGCGCCGATGTGATGGGGACAGAACCTCCGCCGGCGGATCACCCGCTCCTGGATGCCCCGAACGCTCTGTTGACTTCGCACATCGCCTGGGGGACAGGCGCAGCGCGGCAGCGTTTGATGCGGGTTGCCAGCGAAAATGTCAAATCCTTTATGGCGGGGGGTCGACTAAACCGGATTGATTAA